In Bacillus sp. NP247, one DNA window encodes the following:
- a CDS encoding methionine ABC transporter ATP-binding protein gives MIELKNVSKVFTTKKGNVEALKPTSLKVKKGEVFGIIGYSGAGKSTLIRCVNLLEKPTTGNIIINEQDLTTLSTKELAKARQKIGMIFQGFNLLKTVTVYENIALPLRLSGLPKDEIEKRVEKYLRIVDLFNKKDAYPSELSGGQKQRVAIARALSHEPEVLLSDEATSALDPETTDSILDLLLKINKEIGITILLITHEMNVIQRICDHVAVMEHGAVVESGTVKDIFTNPQHVTTKKFVNSAFAAKIPEEVQKELQSTGEIVTLSFIGTASGEPALAVATKRFQVYPNILSGNITQLKHEAYGKLVVHMQGDKNEVNRALSFLQEQGIIVEGGRTDYGKQVLFG, from the coding sequence ATGATTGAATTAAAAAACGTCTCCAAAGTATTTACAACAAAAAAAGGGAATGTTGAGGCCCTTAAACCAACTTCCCTTAAAGTAAAAAAGGGCGAAGTATTTGGAATCATCGGATATAGCGGCGCTGGTAAAAGTACATTAATTCGTTGTGTAAATTTATTAGAAAAACCAACAACAGGAAATATCATTATAAACGAACAGGATTTAACAACCTTATCAACAAAAGAACTCGCAAAAGCGAGGCAAAAAATCGGCATGATTTTTCAAGGATTCAATTTGCTTAAAACCGTTACCGTTTACGAAAACATCGCACTACCCTTACGTCTATCTGGTCTTCCCAAAGATGAAATTGAAAAAAGGGTAGAAAAGTATCTACGCATTGTTGATCTCTTTAATAAAAAAGACGCCTATCCAAGTGAATTATCTGGTGGTCAAAAACAACGTGTAGCGATCGCTCGCGCACTATCTCATGAGCCTGAAGTGTTATTAAGTGATGAAGCAACGAGCGCATTAGATCCGGAAACGACCGATTCTATTCTTGATTTGTTATTAAAAATCAATAAAGAAATTGGAATCACGATTTTACTAATTACACACGAAATGAATGTCATCCAGCGTATTTGTGACCACGTTGCCGTTATGGAACATGGGGCGGTAGTCGAAAGTGGAACCGTAAAAGATATTTTTACAAACCCACAACATGTAACAACGAAGAAATTTGTAAATAGCGCATTTGCAGCTAAAATTCCAGAAGAGGTACAGAAAGAGCTACAAAGTACTGGAGAAATCGTAACACTTTCATTTATAGGAACCGCTTCAGGAGAACCAGCGTTAGCTGTCGCTACAAAACGTTTTCAGGTATATCCTAATATTTTATCAGGCAATATTACGCAATTAAAACATGAGGCATATGGGAAACTGGTCGTTCATATGCAAGGTGACAAAAATGAAGTAAACCGTGCTTTATCATTTTTACAAGAGCAAGGAATCATCGTAGAAGGAGGTAGAACAGATTATGGGAAACAAGTCCTTTTTGGATGA
- a CDS encoding MetQ/NlpA family ABC transporter substrate-binding protein, with translation MKKILLSIVSGAVLLLSACGANSDKEVKVLDEKKITVGVTGGPHEQIFEKVKEVAAKDGLQIDVKVFNDYVAPNVSLDEKSLDVNSYQTKSYLDVFKAERNMKLTEVFSTVTFPMGVYSKSLKDVKELKEGDAIAVPNDPTNELRALKLFEKAGVLKVDPKATEKATAKDVIENPKNLKIVELEASQLPTQLSEVKAAAINTNFALGAKLSPAKDSIFREGKDSPYVNWVVVRTENKDDAVVNKLKKAYQSQEVKDFIEKKFDGSVLPSW, from the coding sequence ATGAAAAAGATATTATTAAGTATTGTAAGTGGAGCTGTATTATTGTTAAGCGCATGTGGTGCTAATTCTGATAAAGAGGTAAAAGTATTAGATGAGAAAAAGATTACCGTTGGTGTAACAGGCGGACCGCATGAACAAATTTTTGAAAAGGTGAAAGAAGTTGCAGCAAAAGATGGTCTCCAAATCGACGTAAAGGTATTTAATGATTATGTAGCACCAAACGTATCTTTAGATGAAAAAAGCCTCGATGTAAATAGCTATCAAACTAAATCTTATTTAGACGTATTTAAAGCTGAACGTAATATGAAATTAACTGAAGTATTTTCCACAGTAACATTCCCTATGGGTGTATATTCTAAAAGCTTAAAAGATGTAAAAGAATTAAAAGAGGGCGACGCAATTGCTGTCCCAAACGATCCAACAAATGAGCTTCGTGCTTTAAAGCTATTTGAAAAAGCAGGAGTTTTAAAAGTTGATCCAAAGGCTACGGAAAAAGCGACTGCAAAAGATGTAATTGAAAATCCGAAAAATTTAAAGATTGTTGAATTAGAGGCATCTCAATTACCAACGCAGCTAAGTGAAGTGAAAGCGGCTGCGATTAATACAAACTTTGCATTAGGCGCAAAATTAAGTCCAGCGAAAGATTCTATTTTCCGCGAAGGAAAAGATTCACCCTATGTGAACTGGGTCGTTGTTCGTACTGAAAATAAAGATGATGCAGTTGTAAATAAATTGAAGAAAGCTTATCAATCTCAAGAAGTAAAGGATTTCATTGAGAAAAAATTTGATGGTTCTGTTTTACCGTCTTGGTAG
- a CDS encoding NAD(P)-dependent alcohol dehydrogenase: MKAIICTKYGPPNVLKLQDVKKPTPKKNEVLVKIHATSVTTGDCRMRSFTSPLLFWIPIRLVLGLRKPRKPILGVELAGEVEEIGTDVTQFKKGDSIFALTGLNVGGYAEYACVHESGLIALKPTNVTYEEAAVIPFGGTSALHFLRKGHIKKGQQVLIYGASGSVGTAAVQLANYFGTTVTAVCSNSNFELVKSLGADKAIDYTKEDFTERGECYDIIFDAVGKYKKSLCEKALTPNGKYVSVNGTIAKVSKDDMSLLKQLAETEKLKPVIDRTYRLEEISEAHTYVETGHKKGNVSITLK; the protein is encoded by the coding sequence ATGAAAGCAATTATTTGCACAAAATACGGGCCACCTAACGTTCTCAAGCTTCAAGACGTAAAGAAACCTACTCCTAAAAAGAATGAAGTATTAGTTAAGATTCACGCAACAAGTGTAACAACTGGCGATTGTAGAATGCGAAGCTTTACTAGTCCACTTTTATTTTGGATTCCTATACGACTTGTATTAGGACTTAGAAAACCGAGAAAACCTATACTGGGAGTAGAATTAGCTGGAGAGGTTGAAGAAATAGGAACAGATGTGACTCAATTCAAAAAGGGAGATTCCATCTTTGCATTAACAGGACTTAACGTTGGTGGCTATGCTGAATACGCATGCGTACATGAAAGTGGATTGATAGCATTAAAACCTACCAATGTGACGTATGAAGAAGCGGCAGTTATTCCTTTCGGCGGAACTTCAGCATTACATTTTCTGAGAAAAGGGCACATAAAAAAGGGACAACAAGTACTTATATATGGCGCTTCCGGATCAGTAGGTACCGCTGCTGTGCAACTTGCTAACTATTTTGGCACGACTGTTACAGCTGTTTGTAGTAATTCAAATTTTGAGCTAGTGAAATCTTTAGGGGCTGATAAAGCAATTGATTATACGAAAGAAGATTTTACTGAACGAGGCGAGTGCTACGATATAATATTTGATGCAGTTGGAAAGTATAAAAAATCCCTTTGTGAAAAAGCATTAACGCCTAATGGAAAATACGTATCTGTTAATGGCACAATCGCAAAGGTCAGCAAAGACGATATGAGTCTATTAAAACAACTAGCTGAAACAGAAAAGCTAAAACCTGTTATTGATAGAACTTACCGATTAGAAGAAATTTCAGAAGCCCATACGTACGTAGAGACCGGACATAAAAAAGGTAATGTTTCCATTACCTTAAAATAA
- a CDS encoding FAD-binding oxidoreductase, translated as MKKRKIAVVIVAYTVLLTTSIYVYKEQLDHPIMSDVGKLLPTKIKRIEDAEDEGSLKKLVQDANVSGEKISIAGMQHSQGGQTYYPNGTMLDMKGYNKILEFDPEKKRIRVQSGVTWNGIQKKINPYGLAVQVMQSQNIFTVGGSLSVNVHGRDIRHEALIDTVESFRLLMADGTVRDVSREENADLFPYVIGGYGLFGVILDVTLQLTNDELYETHTKVLDYKEYSSYFKNKVRRDENIRMHLARISVAPNSFLKEMYVTDYVLAEDQQKLKEYSKLKEENIIAAPKFLLGLSRYSDWGKGAFWDIQRSYFERTDGKYETRNNVMRSDSAFMEYDNPNLTEVLQEYFVPIDGFAEYIDDLRSVLNEEELNLLNITIRYVEKNENAVLSYAKDDMFALVLLINQGRSEDEIKKTKVVIQKMIDVTLKHNGSYYLPYYSYPAKEQLKKAYPRIEEFLQKKKEVDPEERFVNLFYKEYSK; from the coding sequence TTGAAAAAAAGAAAAATAGCGGTTGTAATTGTAGCGTATACAGTGTTGCTCACAACATCTATATATGTATACAAAGAGCAACTGGATCATCCTATTATGAGTGATGTAGGAAAGTTGCTTCCAACGAAAATTAAACGTATTGAAGATGCTGAGGATGAGGGCTCATTAAAAAAGCTAGTGCAAGATGCAAATGTTTCTGGAGAGAAGATTTCGATTGCAGGTATGCAACATAGCCAAGGCGGACAGACGTATTATCCGAACGGTACGATGCTTGATATGAAAGGATATAACAAAATATTAGAGTTTGATCCGGAGAAGAAGAGGATTAGGGTACAAAGTGGTGTCACATGGAATGGCATTCAAAAGAAAATCAATCCATATGGTCTTGCAGTTCAAGTGATGCAATCTCAAAATATTTTTACTGTTGGTGGTTCATTAAGTGTAAATGTGCATGGGCGTGATATTCGTCATGAAGCATTGATTGATACAGTAGAGTCGTTCAGATTGTTAATGGCAGATGGTACAGTACGTGATGTAAGTAGAGAAGAAAATGCTGACTTGTTTCCGTATGTAATTGGGGGATATGGATTGTTTGGTGTGATTTTAGATGTGACGCTGCAGTTAACAAACGATGAATTGTATGAAACTCATACGAAAGTACTAGATTATAAAGAATACTCTTCATACTTTAAGAATAAAGTGCGAAGGGATGAGAATATACGTATGCATTTAGCACGTATTTCTGTTGCCCCAAATTCATTTTTAAAAGAGATGTATGTGACAGATTATGTACTGGCAGAAGATCAACAGAAGTTGAAAGAGTACAGCAAATTAAAAGAAGAAAATATTATAGCTGCGCCGAAATTCTTACTTGGGTTATCACGTTATAGTGACTGGGGAAAGGGCGCATTTTGGGATATACAAAGAAGTTATTTTGAACGTACAGATGGTAAGTACGAAACGCGAAATAACGTAATGAGATCTGATAGTGCTTTTATGGAATACGATAATCCAAACTTGACCGAAGTTTTACAAGAGTACTTTGTACCGATAGATGGTTTTGCAGAGTATATAGATGATTTGCGAAGTGTTTTAAATGAAGAGGAATTAAACCTTCTTAACATTACAATCCGCTATGTAGAAAAGAATGAGAATGCGGTGCTATCTTATGCGAAAGATGATATGTTTGCGCTTGTGCTTCTAATTAATCAAGGGCGTTCTGAGGATGAAATAAAGAAAACAAAAGTGGTCATTCAAAAGATGATTGATGTTACGTTAAAGCATAATGGAAGTTATTATTTACCGTATTATTCTTATCCGGCAAAGGAGCAACTAAAGAAAGCATATCCTCGTATAGAAGAATTCCTTCAGAAGAAGAAGGAAGTAGACCCAGAGGAAAGGTTTGTGAATTTATTTTATAAGGAGTATAGCAAATGA
- a CDS encoding MFS transporter, protein MTYRRFVASQSIIMMAGSMVFPFYILLLRNVGNSFSQFGWAYGLFALTSALVYPLVGRTSDRIGDRKLLIIYAWSMAILMLCFPIATEVWHVYILQILMGILGAVQRNTEKTSLARKVEQKKAGYEIGKYHVWTSVGGAVAVIATGYLVDFFTIGTIFYIASILYAVSGIVLSSKKI, encoded by the coding sequence ATGACATATAGAAGATTTGTAGCGTCACAAAGCATTATTATGATGGCGGGAAGTATGGTATTTCCTTTTTACATTCTATTGCTTCGAAATGTTGGGAATAGCTTCTCGCAATTTGGCTGGGCGTACGGTTTATTTGCCTTAACTTCAGCTCTAGTATATCCGTTAGTTGGAAGAACTTCTGATAGGATAGGTGATAGAAAGTTATTAATTATATACGCATGGTCCATGGCTATATTAATGCTTTGTTTCCCTATTGCAACAGAGGTTTGGCATGTATATATTCTCCAAATTTTAATGGGTATTTTAGGTGCTGTGCAGCGTAATACGGAGAAGACATCGTTAGCACGAAAGGTAGAACAGAAAAAAGCTGGTTATGAAATTGGAAAATATCATGTGTGGACATCGGTTGGAGGAGCAGTAGCGGTTATTGCAACGGGATATTTAGTAGATTTCTTTACGATTGGCACCATTTTTTATATAGCATCTATTTTATATGCAGTGAGTGGAATTGTATTAAGTAGCAAAAAAATATAA
- a CDS encoding DUF3981 domain-containing protein: MKFIVLAILTLFLIPWTRSGNKIRAVDKGGNEKVVKGKKSSILVIPVLFWIGIAIYEYFWLIDDRADSILTHYSVAVAILIGLVLFSQEQVGKLEGMLKGLLMFVLLASYGYFGYLHDIVISQKKYDSVVKVEKDISEPFTENDQPFTVPPKTAENKMKKVFGDIPKVAYFELGELTPQMVNGEALYVAPIEVSGFFKARKAETIPGYVTMSGTNPDAEAKLHLGYKMKYVPSMFFGNKLERVVRKAEPDLVFKGKPKFEVDDKGKPYYTMTYGEFISGRSGFEVEGVVVVDAQTGDVKRYDKGNAPKFVDGVLNHETASTLNTYFGKYIHGFWNTKFSQTDMKIPTEWGTKEGVTPIFGKDGKLYYFTDFTSPKEGVDSALGYSLVDARTGKLYYYNGKEVKGIMDGSAATEVVDNSFKREKWHGTMPVIYNVYGKPSWIVPVIDDGGLVRAHTVIYASNAKVFATGSTQKEALENYKNALSGSGDSFRPTSNGKEAQKEGTVQRVYKEKSGENTIVYVLLENEQKVFMVPAKKFPYAMFTEVGDPIQITYLDTGEMMASVSKFANSNLKK, translated from the coding sequence ATGAAATTTATAGTTTTAGCTATTCTCACTTTGTTTTTGATTCCATGGACTAGAAGCGGTAATAAAATTCGCGCGGTGGATAAAGGAGGAAATGAGAAAGTTGTAAAGGGTAAGAAATCATCTATTTTAGTTATTCCTGTTTTATTTTGGATAGGTATTGCAATCTATGAATATTTTTGGCTAATTGATGATCGAGCAGATTCTATTCTTACTCATTATTCTGTTGCAGTAGCGATTTTAATTGGGCTTGTTTTATTTTCACAAGAGCAGGTAGGGAAATTAGAAGGTATGTTAAAAGGACTTCTAATGTTTGTTTTACTCGCAAGTTACGGCTATTTTGGTTATTTGCACGATATAGTAATCTCGCAAAAGAAATATGATTCAGTCGTGAAGGTAGAGAAAGATATTTCAGAGCCATTTACTGAAAATGATCAACCGTTTACAGTTCCGCCTAAAACAGCGGAAAATAAAATGAAAAAGGTATTTGGTGATATTCCGAAAGTAGCTTATTTTGAGCTAGGGGAATTAACGCCACAAATGGTAAATGGTGAAGCCTTGTATGTAGCACCGATAGAAGTTTCGGGATTTTTTAAAGCACGTAAAGCGGAAACAATTCCAGGTTACGTAACAATGTCAGGTACAAATCCTGATGCGGAAGCGAAATTACATCTTGGATATAAAATGAAGTATGTACCAAGCATGTTTTTCGGTAATAAATTAGAACGTGTCGTTCGAAAAGCAGAGCCAGATTTAGTTTTTAAAGGGAAACCAAAATTTGAAGTTGATGATAAAGGAAAACCGTATTATACAATGACATACGGTGAGTTTATTTCAGGAAGATCAGGGTTTGAAGTAGAAGGCGTTGTCGTTGTTGATGCACAAACAGGTGATGTGAAACGATATGATAAAGGGAATGCACCTAAATTCGTTGATGGTGTATTAAATCATGAAACAGCATCTACGTTAAATACGTACTTCGGAAAATACATTCACGGATTTTGGAATACGAAATTCTCACAAACTGACATGAAGATTCCGACTGAGTGGGGGACGAAGGAAGGCGTTACGCCAATCTTCGGAAAGGATGGTAAACTGTATTACTTTACAGACTTTACCTCTCCGAAAGAAGGAGTAGATTCTGCCCTAGGTTACTCATTAGTTGATGCACGGACAGGAAAGTTGTATTACTATAACGGAAAAGAAGTGAAGGGAATTATGGACGGTTCGGCTGCTACAGAAGTAGTGGATAATTCCTTTAAGAGAGAGAAATGGCATGGAACAATGCCGGTTATTTATAACGTATATGGTAAACCTTCTTGGATTGTACCGGTTATTGATGACGGGGGATTAGTACGTGCTCATACTGTTATATATGCTTCTAATGCAAAAGTGTTTGCAACAGGTTCAACGCAAAAAGAAGCACTTGAGAATTATAAAAATGCGCTGAGCGGAAGTGGTGATTCATTTAGACCGACTTCAAATGGGAAAGAAGCGCAAAAAGAAGGTACTGTACAACGTGTGTATAAAGAAAAATCAGGTGAAAATACGATTGTGTACGTACTATTAGAAAACGAGCAAAAAGTATTCATGGTACCGGCGAAGAAATTCCCATATGCAATGTTTACAGAAGTAGGAGATCCAATTCAAATCACATATTTAGACACAGGAGAAATGATGGCATCTGTATCTAAATTTGCAAATAGTAATTTAAAAAAGTAA
- a CDS encoding multidrug effflux MFS transporter, giving the protein MKKVNGVNHEVYKPVKTNRLWMILVLGTLTAIGPLSIDMYLPSLPKLTDDLQTGASLAQLTLTACLLGLSVGQLFIGSISDIYGRRKPLIIALIVYVASSLLCAVAPSIWTLVLLRFLQGASGSAGIVISRAMVRDMYSGSEMTKFFSLLMLVNGAAPILAPIIGGQLLQFTSWRGVFIVLGAISVFMLISATFVLRETLPPEERETGGLSGTLATYGKLLKDRLFMGYALSQGLVTAAMFAYISGSPFVLQNIYGASPQQFSLFFAINGIGIIIASQVTGRLAGKVNEKTLFVAGIIIAAVGGLSLLLTIALGIGLIGVLCSLFLVVSSVGVVSTTGFSLAMRNQKQAAGTASALLGLLQFISGALVAPLVGIGGSNTALPMGVVIALCEIGAVLCYLFMARRSEKQFELQQNKNLEA; this is encoded by the coding sequence ATGAAAAAAGTGAATGGAGTTAATCACGAAGTATATAAACCTGTAAAGACAAACAGGTTATGGATGATTCTTGTATTAGGGACACTTACGGCAATTGGGCCATTATCTATTGATATGTACTTGCCTTCTTTACCGAAGTTAACAGATGATTTACAGACAGGTGCATCCCTTGCGCAGCTTACATTGACAGCTTGTTTGCTTGGGCTTTCAGTAGGACAATTGTTTATCGGTTCAATTAGTGATATTTATGGAAGGCGCAAACCTCTTATTATTGCTCTTATTGTTTATGTTGCATCTTCATTGCTTTGTGCTGTTGCGCCATCTATTTGGACTTTAGTCTTATTGCGCTTCTTACAAGGAGCTTCAGGATCAGCCGGGATTGTTATATCACGTGCAATGGTACGTGATATGTATTCCGGTTCTGAAATGACGAAGTTTTTCTCATTACTTATGTTAGTAAATGGAGCAGCACCTATTTTGGCACCGATTATTGGAGGGCAATTATTACAGTTCACATCATGGCGCGGCGTCTTCATCGTCCTTGGAGCAATTAGTGTATTCATGCTAATATCAGCTACTTTCGTATTACGTGAAACATTACCTCCTGAAGAAAGAGAGACAGGTGGTTTGTCGGGAACGCTGGCGACATACGGAAAGCTTCTGAAAGATCGTTTATTTATGGGTTATGCATTGTCACAAGGATTAGTAACAGCTGCAATGTTTGCTTATATTTCTGGTTCACCGTTTGTGTTGCAAAATATATACGGGGCATCACCACAACAGTTTAGTTTGTTCTTTGCGATTAACGGTATTGGTATTATTATTGCTAGCCAAGTTACTGGCCGCTTAGCGGGGAAAGTTAATGAGAAAACTTTATTTGTTGCTGGTATTATTATTGCGGCTGTTGGCGGTCTATCGTTACTACTTACAATCGCACTTGGAATAGGGCTAATCGGTGTTTTATGCTCGCTATTCCTTGTTGTATCAAGTGTTGGGGTTGTATCAACAACCGGCTTCTCGTTAGCGATGAGAAATCAAAAACAAGCAGCAGGAACAGCATCAGCTTTACTAGGTTTATTACAGTTCATTTCAGGAGCACTTGTAGCACCGCTAGTAGGTATTGGTGGAAGTAATACAGCATTACCGATGGGTGTTGTTATAGCTCTTTGTGAAATTGGTGCCGTATTATGTTATCTATTTATGGCTAGAAGAAGTGAGAAGCAGTTTGAACTGCAACAAAATAAAAATTTAGAAGCTTAA